The following is a genomic window from Synechococcus sp. JA-2-3B'a(2-13).
AAACGGCCATCGACCTAGAGCAAAGCCTCAACGCCGAGGTCTTGGCCGTTCCCACCGATGTCACGCAGCCAGAACAGGTGCAAAACCTGGTGGAGAGAACCCTAGAACGCTATGGCCGCATCGATTGCCTGATCAACAACGCCGGCATCTGCATGAGTGGCCCTTTTTTGCAAACCACCCCGGAGCACTGGCAGGCTTTGATGGCGGTCAACTTTTGGGGCTACCTCCACACCATCCGAGCCGTGCTCCCCGACATGTTGAAGCGCAAAAAAGGCCAGATCATCAACGTGGGATCCATTGGCGGCAAAATGCCCCTGCCCCAGATGAGCGCCTATTGTGCCAGCAAGTACGCGGTCAGTGGGCTGACAGAAGCGCTGCGTCTGGAACTGCAACCCCAAGGGATCCAGGTAATTGGCGTCCATCCGGGCATCGTCAGCAGCAATTTCCTCAAGCGAGCCATTTTTCTGGATGAGGTGGGGCCAGAGTCCTCTCCCGATGGCCACTCCCAAACCTCAGGTGGCAAAGCCCGCGAGCAAATGCAACAGGCGCTGGAGAGTTTTTGGGTCAGCCAGCCGGAAGAAGTTGCCGAAGCCATTTGGGATGCCGCTCGCCAGTCCAAGTCAGAGGTGGTGGTGGGCATGGCCCAATGGGCGGTAGGAGCTTACACCCTCTTCCCCGGATGGGTCGGCTCATTGCTCCAGAATGTTCCTCGCTAGCCCATTGGATCGGTCGAGAGTTCTGGGGCGCTGGATGAGCGATTCTGCAGACCCAGCGATAGCAGGAAGAAGGCTAAACTTCGGTATAGTTTGAGGTACGGTTAAACACTGGTATTGACAGCGGAAGTATGGTTGAATCTGTGCCTTCTCCTTCCGGTACCCACCAGCACATCTTGATCGTGGAAGACCGAGATGGCCGCCGTACCCAGGTGCTGGGATCCGCCAAATACTTCATCGGTCGGGACTTGGCGAACGACATCTGTCTCAACTCTCAGTATGCCTCCCGCTACCACGCCATGCTGCTGCGGATTCCCGCCGAGCGAGAGGGAGAATATTGCTACCGCATTTTGGATGGGGATCTGGAAGGTCGCCCCAGCACCAATGGCTTGTTGATCAACGGCCAGAAATTGACCACCCACCAGCTCAAGTCGGGGGATGTGATCACCTTTGGCCCCGATGCCAAAGCCACCTACAAAATCGTTAAGGCGCCCTAGGCCCAGCTCTCTGCAGAGAGCGCAGCTGCCCCCGAATCAACAGCAGCAAAGCCAGCACCAAGGCCATCTCCGACAGCAAGGTCGCTAGGGCCGCCCCCTGCCAACCCCACCTTGGGATCCAAACCGCATTCAAAAGCCCATTCAGCCCCAGAGCCATCAGTTGCAGACGGCTGCGGGGCTTTTGCAACCCTGCTCCAGTGAGCAGGTGAGATAGCAAAAGGTGGATCCCTTCCAGCAAAATGACCGGGCTGAGCCAGCGCAGGATGAGGGCCGTTTCCCGGTAAGCCGATCCCAGCACCCAGGGGATCCCGTAGGATCCCAGGGCCAGCCCCAGAGCAGCCAAACTGCCGTAGCCCACCACCCAAGGGGAAAGGTGACAGGCGTAGCGCCAGCCTTGTGGGAGTCCTTTTTGGCCTTGGCGGCACAGCTCGGCAAAATGGCTGGTGAGCAGAGCAATCATCGGCGTTTGCGAGAAGTTGATCACCCGATAGGCAGCGCTGTAAAGACCCCCCGCTGCTGCTGAGGCCAAACGGGGCAAGAGCAGCTTATCCAAATCGGTGAAGGTTTTCACCGCGGCCAGCCCCACCGCAAAGTCCCAGCCCGCTGTCAGCCGTTCCCGCAGATCTCTCCAGCTCAGGGCCAAGGGGAGAGAAGGCTCGCTCCACCGTCCCATCCCCCTCGCGATCAGCAGCAGCACGACCAACACCATCAGGCCGTACAGAACAGCCCATTGCACCAGGGATCCCCAGCCCAAGGCCACCGCCAACAACACTGCCCCCAATCGCCCCAGCGCCATGCCCGTGTCGATGAGGGCTACCCCAGCAGCCTGCTCTCTCCCGATCAGGATCCCCCTGTACACCTCTGGCACCGCGATGAACAGCAGATCGCTCAAAAGCAATACCCCCACCACCGCTGCTGGCGTCCCGGCCAGCCAAACGCTCAAGAGGGGCCACAACACCAGCGCCATCCCCCCACAGCCCAATCCCGCCAACCATAAGCTGGGGCCAATCCCCTGGGTGCAAGTCGGGGATCCCTGCCGGCTGAGGCGCTGGATCAGCAGTTCCGATTGGCCCAAATAGCCAAACGGGGCGGCCAGGTTGCTGCAGGCCAAGATGGCAGAGAAAACCCCGAAGGCTTCCGGCCCCAACAGACGGGCCAACAGGATGAAATAGGCCCCGGACAACCCCAGGCGCAGGCCATTGCCCACCATCAGCCAGGCAGCCTGGCGCAGCCGTTGTTGTTCTGCTCTATCCACGCTGCCACTCCTGGACGAGGCTTGCCGCAGCCAGGGATACTGGATGGATGCTGAGACTGCCTGCCCGAGAGCGGGCATCTCCTCTCGATTTTGGGTGTATCGGTTGCAATTCTTCTGGCAATTTCATGGCCAAACTCTACCCCGTCAGCAACGCCGCGCGAAGCCCCCACACCTTGGCAGGACGGGATCCGCAAGCCCTGTTCTCCCCCCATTCCAGACCGCCTGCCCCCCGCCGGGTACTTCCCCCACCCCTGCCGGACGGCGGTAGCCCTCGCTGGCTGGGATCCGCATCGGCCAAAACGGTGGGGCAGGGCTATCGGGCCGTTGTCTTGCTCTCGCTGACCAGTCTGCTGCTGTTTGGAGGGCTGGGATCCCGTCTGGCCTACCTGCAGCTAGCGCGCACCCAGTATTACCGCCAGCTGGCCGATACCAACCGCATTCGCCTGTTGCCCCAGCCGCCAGAACGCGGACGCATTGTGGATCGCAACGGCGTATTGCTGGCGAGCAGCCGATTGTCCCACTCGGTCTTCCTCTGGCCTCTGGTGCAGTCGCGGCAGCGCTGGCAGGAGATGATCCCCAAGTTGGCAGAATACTTGAACATGGCCCCCGAGGAGATCGCCCAGAAACTGGAACAGGCCGGATATCGTTCCCCGTTTCCCGTGCGCATCCTGCGCAACGCCAGCCCCCAGGTGGTCATTCAACTGGAGGAGATGAGCCGCGAGCTGCCGGGGGTGATGGTGGAGGCGGAGACGGCGCGGTTTTATCCCCATGGCGACTTGGCTGCTCACCTGCTGGGCTACACCGGCGAGATCCCCCTAGAGCAACTGCGGGCCGACCCTAGCTATCGCCTGGGGGATATCGTTGGCCTGATGGGAGTGGAGGAATTGTTCGAGAACCATCTGCGCGGCCAATGGGGCGGGCGACAGGTGGAGGTGGACGCCATGGGAGAGGTGCTGCGGGTGCTGGGGGAACAAGCGCCCCAACCGGGCAACACCCTGCAGCTCACTTTGGATGTGCGGCTGCAGCAGGCGGCAGAGCGGGCCCTCGGCCAGCAAAAAGGAGCGGTGATCGCCATGGATCCCAGCGATGGCTCGATCCTGGCCATGGCCAGCTATCCCACCTTTGATCCCAACCTCTTTTCCAGCCGCATCACCCAAGCCCAGTGGGAGAGCCTGCAGCAGCAGGATTTTCCCTTCCTCAACCGCGGCCTGCGGCCCTATCCCCCCGCCAGCACCTACAAAATCATCACCACCGCTGCCGGGATTGAGTCGGGAGCCTTTCCCCCGAATACGGTGCTGCAGACCGGCCCCTACATCCAGGTGGGAGGATGGCGCTTTTGGGACTGGAACCGGGCCGGCTTCGGGCGGCTGAACTACCGGCAGGCGATGGCCTACAGCAGCGACACCTTTTTCTACCAAATCGCCCTCGGCACCAAGGCTGCCCCTTTGCAAGAATGGTCGCGCCGCTTTGGGTTGGGACAACTGACCGGGATTGGCCTCAAAGGGGAAGCCGCGGGTCTGGTGCCGGATGCTGAGTGGAAGCAGCGCCACTGGCGCGAGCCCTGGTATGTGGGCGACACGGTCAACATGTCCATCGGCCAGGGATTTATTACCGCTACGCCGCTGCAAATGGCGGTGGTAACGGCGGCAGTGGCCAATGGGGGCTGGCGGGTGCGCCC
Proteins encoded in this region:
- a CDS encoding SDR family oxidoreductase, giving the protein MADVVLITGASEGIGRATAFTFARGGYRLALAARTAETLKQTAIDLEQSLNAEVLAVPTDVTQPEQVQNLVERTLERYGRIDCLINNAGICMSGPFLQTTPEHWQALMAVNFWGYLHTIRAVLPDMLKRKKGQIINVGSIGGKMPLPQMSAYCASKYAVSGLTEALRLELQPQGIQVIGVHPGIVSSNFLKRAIFLDEVGPESSPDGHSQTSGGKAREQMQQALESFWVSQPEEVAEAIWDAARQSKSEVVVGMAQWAVGAYTLFPGWVGSLLQNVPR
- a CDS encoding FHA domain-containing protein, whose translation is MVESVPSPSGTHQHILIVEDRDGRRTQVLGSAKYFIGRDLANDICLNSQYASRYHAMLLRIPAEREGEYCYRILDGDLEGRPSTNGLLINGQKLTTHQLKSGDVITFGPDAKATYKIVKAP
- a CDS encoding lipopolysaccharide biosynthesis protein — its product is MDRAEQQRLRQAAWLMVGNGLRLGLSGAYFILLARLLGPEAFGVFSAILACSNLAAPFGYLGQSELLIQRLSRQGSPTCTQGIGPSLWLAGLGCGGMALVLWPLLSVWLAGTPAAVVGVLLLSDLLFIAVPEVYRGILIGREQAAGVALIDTGMALGRLGAVLLAVALGWGSLVQWAVLYGLMVLVVLLLIARGMGRWSEPSLPLALSWRDLRERLTAGWDFAVGLAAVKTFTDLDKLLLPRLASAAAGGLYSAAYRVINFSQTPMIALLTSHFAELCRQGQKGLPQGWRYACHLSPWVVGYGSLAALGLALGSYGIPWVLGSAYRETALILRWLSPVILLEGIHLLLSHLLTGAGLQKPRSRLQLMALGLNGLLNAVWIPRWGWQGAALATLLSEMALVLALLLLIRGQLRSLQRAGPRAP
- the mrdA gene encoding penicillin-binding protein 2, which translates into the protein MLRLPARERASPLDFGCIGCNSSGNFMAKLYPVSNAARSPHTLAGRDPQALFSPHSRPPAPRRVLPPPLPDGGSPRWLGSASAKTVGQGYRAVVLLSLTSLLLFGGLGSRLAYLQLARTQYYRQLADTNRIRLLPQPPERGRIVDRNGVLLASSRLSHSVFLWPLVQSRQRWQEMIPKLAEYLNMAPEEIAQKLEQAGYRSPFPVRILRNASPQVVIQLEEMSRELPGVMVEAETARFYPHGDLAAHLLGYTGEIPLEQLRADPSYRLGDIVGLMGVEELFENHLRGQWGGRQVEVDAMGEVLRVLGEQAPQPGNTLQLTLDVRLQQAAERALGQQKGAVIAMDPSDGSILAMASYPTFDPNLFSSRITQAQWESLQQQDFPFLNRGLRPYPPASTYKIITTAAGIESGAFPPNTVLQTGPYIQVGGWRFWDWNRAGFGRLNYRQAMAYSSDTFFYQIALGTKAAPLQEWSRRFGLGQLTGIGLKGEAAGLVPDAEWKQRHWREPWYVGDTVNMSIGQGFITATPLQMAVVTAAVANGGWRVRPLLSHQVIPESPVPLRQKVGLSPATLEILQQGLRDVVVYGTGGNANLGPGFPPTAGKTGTAEDPPRRSHAWYVGYAPYDRPELVVVVFLENSGGGGGSRAAPIFREVMRAYFRPES